The Streptomonospora litoralis genome window below encodes:
- a CDS encoding xanthine dehydrogenase family protein molybdopterin-binding subunit, whose translation MTMAPQSPAPDQVGSPRLRKEDARLITGQTNWTDNIQQTGMLHVAFLRSPHAHARIAAVDTSAAKQQPGVVAAFSGADFAGEQGSLPCAWPVTEDMALPEHPPMAVDEVRYVGEAVACVVARDAYAAADALEAIDVEFEPLPAVVDMEAALAEDSDPVHAGSGQGQGSNKAFVWPFSAGDVDSAFDGADVVVTRRYHQQRLIPAAMEPRSVVCRPDGDAFTMWSATQVPHILRLMLAMTTGVPEHKIRVIAPDVGGGFGSKLQVTAEEVLALLLARRLRKPVKWTETRTEGFQTTHHGRDQIQDVSIAADADGRIRGLKVDLLADMGAYMMLVTPGVPVLGALMFPGIYKMDAYAFSCTGVFTTKMPTDAYRGAGRPEATYAIERIVSELADEIGMDPMELRRRNWIRHEEFPYTTIAGLTYDSGDYESATDKAMRLFGYDELRAEQRRRRESGDPLQLGIGISTFTEMCGLAPSRVLGSLSYSAGGWENASVRMLPTGKVEVVTGSCAHGQGHATAWSQIVADRLGVPFEDVEVLHGDTRVSPKGMDTYGSRSLVVGGTAVVEACDRVLEKARRLAAHMMEADENDLEFSGGRFTVRGTERPATSMQEVALAAFAAHDLPEGAEASLDADSTFDPENFSFPHGTHLCAAEVDTETGAVCIRSYVAVDDVGTVVNPLIVEGQVHGGLAQGIAQALYEEAVHDADGNLVTSTMADYLVPTAADLPDFTTDRTVTPSTTNPLGAKGVGEAGTIASTPAVVGAVVDALRPYGVRDLRMPCTPQRVWRAIADARSAGASEGGQP comes from the coding sequence ATGACCATGGCACCCCAGTCGCCTGCTCCCGACCAGGTCGGCAGCCCGCGCCTGCGCAAAGAGGACGCCCGGCTTATCACCGGGCAGACCAATTGGACCGACAACATCCAGCAGACGGGCATGCTGCACGTGGCGTTCCTGCGCAGCCCGCACGCCCACGCCCGCATCGCGGCCGTGGACACCTCGGCCGCGAAGCAGCAACCCGGGGTGGTGGCCGCCTTCAGCGGGGCCGACTTCGCCGGCGAGCAGGGCAGTCTGCCGTGCGCGTGGCCGGTCACCGAGGACATGGCTCTGCCCGAGCACCCGCCCATGGCCGTGGACGAGGTGCGCTACGTCGGCGAGGCCGTGGCCTGCGTGGTCGCGCGCGACGCCTACGCCGCCGCCGACGCGCTGGAGGCGATCGACGTCGAGTTCGAGCCGCTGCCGGCCGTGGTCGACATGGAGGCGGCGCTGGCCGAGGACTCCGATCCCGTGCACGCGGGTTCGGGGCAGGGCCAGGGCAGCAACAAGGCGTTCGTCTGGCCGTTCTCGGCCGGCGACGTCGACTCCGCGTTCGACGGTGCCGACGTCGTGGTGACCCGCCGCTACCACCAGCAGCGGCTGATCCCCGCGGCGATGGAGCCCCGGTCGGTGGTGTGCCGCCCCGACGGCGACGCGTTCACGATGTGGTCGGCTACGCAGGTCCCGCACATCCTGCGGCTGATGCTGGCCATGACCACCGGCGTCCCCGAGCACAAGATCCGCGTCATCGCGCCCGACGTGGGCGGCGGCTTCGGCTCGAAGCTGCAGGTGACCGCGGAGGAGGTGCTGGCGCTGCTGCTGGCCCGGCGACTGCGCAAGCCGGTGAAGTGGACAGAGACCCGCACGGAGGGGTTCCAGACCACCCACCACGGTCGCGACCAGATCCAGGACGTCTCGATCGCCGCGGACGCCGACGGACGCATCCGCGGACTCAAGGTGGACCTGCTCGCCGACATGGGCGCCTACATGATGCTGGTGACGCCGGGCGTGCCGGTGCTCGGCGCGCTGATGTTCCCCGGCATCTACAAGATGGACGCCTACGCGTTCAGCTGCACCGGGGTGTTCACGACCAAGATGCCCACCGACGCCTACCGCGGCGCGGGCCGTCCCGAGGCGACCTACGCGATCGAGCGGATCGTGAGCGAGCTCGCCGACGAGATCGGGATGGACCCGATGGAGCTGCGGCGGCGCAACTGGATCCGGCACGAGGAGTTCCCGTACACCACCATCGCCGGGCTGACCTACGACTCCGGCGACTACGAGTCGGCGACCGACAAGGCCATGCGGCTGTTCGGCTACGACGAGCTGCGCGCCGAGCAGCGCCGGCGGCGCGAGAGCGGCGACCCGCTCCAACTGGGAATCGGCATCTCCACCTTCACCGAGATGTGCGGGCTGGCGCCGTCGCGGGTGCTGGGGTCGCTGTCCTACAGCGCCGGGGGCTGGGAGAACGCCTCGGTGCGGATGCTGCCCACCGGCAAGGTCGAGGTGGTCACGGGCTCGTGCGCGCACGGGCAGGGCCACGCCACGGCCTGGAGCCAGATCGTCGCCGACCGCCTCGGGGTGCCGTTCGAGGACGTCGAGGTGCTGCACGGCGACACCCGGGTCTCGCCCAAGGGCATGGACACCTACGGGTCGCGCTCCCTCGTGGTCGGCGGCACGGCCGTCGTCGAGGCGTGCGACCGGGTGCTGGAGAAGGCGCGGCGGCTGGCCGCGCACATGATGGAGGCCGACGAGAACGACCTGGAGTTCTCCGGCGGGCGGTTCACCGTGCGCGGCACGGAGCGGCCCGCCACGAGCATGCAGGAGGTGGCGCTCGCGGCGTTCGCGGCCCACGACCTGCCGGAGGGCGCCGAGGCGTCGCTGGACGCCGACTCCACATTCGACCCGGAGAACTTCTCGTTCCCGCACGGCACCCACCTGTGCGCCGCCGAGGTCGACACCGAGACCGGTGCCGTGTGCATCCGCTCCTACGTGGCCGTGGACGACGTCGGCACCGTGGTCAATCCGCTCATCGTGGAGGGCCAGGTGCACGGCGGGCTGGCCCAGGGCATCGCGCAGGCGCTCTACGAGGAGGCCGTGCACGATGCCGACGGAAACCTCGTGACGTCGACGATGGCCGACTACCTCGTACCGACGGCCGCGGACCTGCCGGACTTCACCACCGACCGCACGGTCACGCCGTCGACGACCAACCCGCTGGGTGCCAAGGGCGTCGGCGAGGCCGGGACGATCGCTTCGACCCCGGCGGTGGTCGGGGCGGTCGTGGACGCGCTGCGGCCCTACGGGGTGCGGGACCTGCGCATGCCGTGTACGCCGCAGCGGGTGTGGCGGGCCATCGCCGACGCACGCAGCGCCGGCGCCAGCGAGGGAGGACAGCCATGA